The sequence ATCGCTACCCCCTCACCCCAGCCCTCTCCCCCAAGGGGTAGAGGGGGAAGGGAGCAGATCTCCAGGCTTTTCAAAACCTGAGTTCGGCTGGATATTTCAGGTCGATGTATCACCTGAGAGCAAATCCGTAGGCCCCCTCTCCCTCCGGGAGAGGGCTGGGGTGAGGGCGACAATCACACAGTAGACAACAATCTCGCAGCCTTACGCTTCAAAACCCCAAGATCCATCACCGGCACCGCGCGCTCCTTGGCCAACTCATCCCACTGCCGCATCCGCAGGCTGACCGCACACAACGGATCCCGCTCAAACACATCCGCCTCCACCTCGGTCATCACCCCACCCTGATACGCCAGCGTTCGCCGGCTCGCCTCACTCAGCCGATCAAAATACCCAGGCTCACGCAGTGTCAGATACCGCTTGGCTTGCACGTGATATTCCACCAGCCGCGCCATACGCTCGCTGAAACCGGCTTCACGCAAATAATCCGCGCCCAGGCGTTCATGGCTGAGCACGCCATAACCGCCCATATTCTCCGCGCCCTCGGCACACAAATGGCCGATGTCATGAAAGAACGCCGCCAACACCACTTCATCGTCAAAGCCCTCAGCCATCGCCAGTTCGGCCGCCTGAGACATATGCTCGATCTGCGACACCGGTTCACCGATGTAATCGCTGGTGCCGAAGCGCTCATACAACCCGAATACCCGCGCAACGACTTGCTCATGACCTGTCATCAAATTTCCTCCAGCAACTGCGCAACGTTGCGCTCGGCCATCGCCGGGCCGACGCTCATGCCGACGCCGGTGTGCATCAGCGCCACACTCAACCCCGCTGCCGGGCGCAGGAATGAAAATGGCCCCGCCCCCCGGGAACCATAGACGCCCTGCCAGCGCTCGACCACTTGTACTTTGCAGCCCAGCGTCTGTTCGGCCAGTTCGAGCATCCAGTTATCCACTTGCTCAGCGTTGAACGGTGAAGGGTCGCTGCCGTAATGGTGCGAGTCGCCGATGATCAATTCGCCGTACGGCGTCGGGCTGATCAACAGGTGGATGCCGTTGTCGTGCAGGTGCGGTTGTTCACGCAGGATCTGCGCCTGCACCGCCGCCGCTTCCGGCAGATCGGCAAAGGCGCCGTAGTGCACGCAGCTCAGGCCGGTGAGCAAGGCGTGTTGCAGATTCAGCTCGGTCGCAGGTTTGGCGCGGAGCATTTGCAGGCGGCAGATTTGCGGGTCGAGCGCAGCGATCGGCTCGGCGAGCAAGGTCTGATAATCGTGGCCGGAGCAGACGATGATCTGCTTGGCGGTAAAGCTGCCGGCGGTGCTGTGCAGGTGCCCCGGCTCGACGTCGCGTACCAGTGTGGAGAAGTGGAACTCGACGCCGAGGTCGCGGCGCAGGTAGTCGATCAGCGCCGGGATGGCTTCGCGCGAGTACAGCTGTTGATCGTCGATGCCGTGCAACGCGGCGCGGTGGTGGCTGAACTGGCCGTGATACAGATCGCGCAAGGCCGTGCCGCGCAGCAACTGGATGTTGTAACCGTGCTCCACGGCGCGACCGTTACAGAAGGCTTCGAGCAGATGTTCTTCGGCTTCAGTACGGGCGAACAGGTAGGAACCGTTGCGCTTGATTTGCAGACCGGCGAGTTGCGCCCAGTCGCCCCAGATCTCGCGGCTGGCCTTGGCTAGCTCAAGCATTTGGCCAGGTGGTTGGCCAGTGACCAGCGCCTGGCCGAAGTTGCGCACCGAAGCGCCGAGGGGGGTGGCAGTGCGTTCAAAAACGGCGACTTTTAGGCCGCGTTTGGCGGCAGCATAGGCGTGCGATAAGCCGAGAATGCCGGCACCGACGATGAGCAGGTCTTTGTGTTGTGTCATGAGGCTACCTCAATGATCGTTCCCACGCTCCGCGTGGGAATGCAGCCAAGGACGCTCTGCGTCCATAGTGACGCGGAGCGTCACGGGATTCATTCCCACGCGGAGCGTGGGAACGATCGGCAACGGTTACTTGGCGGCGACTTTCTCGGACTTGCCGTCATAACGCTTGCGCCACTCGGTCAGAATCTCGTCGCGATTCTTCGAGGCCCAGGCAAAGTCATTCTTGATCAGACGCTGCTCGTAATCCGCCGGCAATTCGGTCTGCGGCTTGGCGATCCCTGGCTGGGCAAGAACAGCGAAGTTCTCCTTGTACAGATCCATCGCCTCGGCACTCGCCGAGAAGTCAGCCAGTTTCTTCGCCGCTTCTTCATGCGGCGTGCCTTTGATCACGGCAGTCGCTTCGATCTCCCAACCCAGACCTTCCTTCGGCAGGATGATGTCCAGCGGCGCGCCCTGACGCTTCAGCTGTACCGCCGGGTATTCAAAGGAAATCCCGATCGGGAACTCGCCCGCCGCTGCTAACTTGCAAGGCTTGGAACCGGAGTGAACGTACTGGCCGATGTTCTGGTGCAGACCGTCCATGTAGGCCCAGCCCTGCTTCTCGCCAAAGGTTTGCAGCCAGGCGCTGACGTCGAGGAAACCGGTGCCGGACGACGCCGGGTTGGGCATGACGATCTTGCCTTTGTACTCAGGCTTGGTCAGATCCTGCCAGCTCACGGGTTTGGTCAGGCCCTGCTTCTCAGCCTCAACGGTGTTGAAGCAAATCGTCGCGGCCCAGACGTCCATGCCGACCCACGCGGGCGGGTTCGCGGCGTCGCGGTAGTTCGCGCCGATCTTGCCGAGATCCTTCGGCGCGTAGCTTTGCAGCATGCCTTGCTGGTCGAGAATCGCCAGGCTCGAAGCAGCCAGGCCCCACACCGCGTCAGCCTGTGGACGGGCCTTTTCGGCGAGCAGTTTGGCGGTGATGATCCCGGTGGAATCACGCACCCATTTGATCTCGACGTCCGGGTTGGCCTTTTCAAAGGCTTCTTTGTAGGACTTCAGTTGCTCGGCTTCGAGGGCGGTGTACACCGTCAACTCGGTTTTTGCCGCGAAGGCATTCAGGCTGAAAGTAGCGAGCACAGCTGCGGCCAGGGCCATAGGCTTGAACATGATCGTTTTCCTGTAAGTGAGTTGAATCAGTGACCGGGCGCGGTTTGCCGCCAGGCTTGAGAACGGCGCAGCAAGCCGCGCGAAGCCCACGCCAGCAGCAAGGACACGCCCGCCGAGGTGAACAGAATCAGGGTCGACATCGCCGCCGCGCCGCCGACGTTGCCGGCGTCATCCATGTTCAGCACCGCGACCGCCGCGAGGATGGTGTCGGGGCTGTAGAGGAAGATCGCCGCCGACACCGTGGTCATCGCCGAGACGAACAGGTAGCGCACGATATCGAGCAGCGCCGGTAGGCAGATCGGCACGGTGACGCGCAGGTAGTGGCGGTACAGCGGCGCTTTGAGCGACAGCGCGGCGGCTTCGAACTCGGCGTCGAGTTGGCGCAATGCGGTGGTCGCGGTCATTTGTGCGGTGGTCAGGTAGTGCGCGATGGTGCAGACGATCAACAGCGTCATCGTCCCGTAGAGCACATGCAGCGGGTTACCCGTGAGGTTGAAG comes from Pseudomonas sp. RU47 and encodes:
- a CDS encoding phosphonate degradation HD-domain oxygenase, with protein sequence MTGHEQVVARVFGLYERFGTSDYIGEPVSQIEHMSQAAELAMAEGFDDEVVLAAFFHDIGHLCAEGAENMGGYGVLSHERLGADYLREAGFSERMARLVEYHVQAKRYLTLREPGYFDRLSEASRRTLAYQGGVMTEVEADVFERDPLCAVSLRMRQWDELAKERAVPVMDLGVLKRKAARLLSTV
- a CDS encoding TIGR03364 family FAD-dependent oxidoreductase, whose amino-acid sequence is MTQHKDLLIVGAGILGLSHAYAAAKRGLKVAVFERTATPLGASVRNFGQALVTGQPPGQMLELAKASREIWGDWAQLAGLQIKRNGSYLFARTEAEEHLLEAFCNGRAVEHGYNIQLLRGTALRDLYHGQFSHHRAALHGIDDQQLYSREAIPALIDYLRRDLGVEFHFSTLVRDVEPGHLHSTAGSFTAKQIIVCSGHDYQTLLAEPIAALDPQICRLQMLRAKPATELNLQHALLTGLSCVHYGAFADLPEAAAVQAQILREQPHLHDNGIHLLISPTPYGELIIGDSHHYGSDPSPFNAEQVDNWMLELAEQTLGCKVQVVERWQGVYGSRGAGPFSFLRPAAGLSVALMHTGVGMSVGPAMAERNVAQLLEEI
- a CDS encoding putative 2-aminoethylphosphonate ABC transporter substrate-binding protein, producing MFKPMALAAAVLATFSLNAFAAKTELTVYTALEAEQLKSYKEAFEKANPDVEIKWVRDSTGIITAKLLAEKARPQADAVWGLAASSLAILDQQGMLQSYAPKDLGKIGANYRDAANPPAWVGMDVWAATICFNTVEAEKQGLTKPVSWQDLTKPEYKGKIVMPNPASSGTGFLDVSAWLQTFGEKQGWAYMDGLHQNIGQYVHSGSKPCKLAAAGEFPIGISFEYPAVQLKRQGAPLDIILPKEGLGWEIEATAVIKGTPHEEAAKKLADFSASAEAMDLYKENFAVLAQPGIAKPQTELPADYEQRLIKNDFAWASKNRDEILTEWRKRYDGKSEKVAAK